The Alosa sapidissima isolate fAloSap1 chromosome 8, fAloSap1.pri, whole genome shotgun sequence genome contains a region encoding:
- the LOC121714790 gene encoding tripartite motif-containing protein 16-like, translating into MAEAISCNQELFTCPICLDLLKEPVTIPCGHNYCMGCIKGCWDQEDQKGVYSCPQCRQTFNSRPVLNKNNVVAELVEQLRKTRIQTVVPAPVVCAGAGDVDCDICTGRKLKAVKSCLDCLLSYCENHCKSHNELNPGRKHKVVDATGQLQERICTQHEKPLEIFCRTDQSCVCFLCMVDEHKGHDNVSASAGRKEKQTHLEETQRRFQQRILKREKKLEELKKAVETIKSSAQTAVEDSEQIFTEMIRSIERRRSEVKELIRAQEKAEVSQAEVLLKQLEQEIAELKRRDAELEQLSHTQDHIHFIKTFQSVSNTPTDVSSIYVNQSLSFEAVKKSVASLKGHLEDFCKEEVMKISAAVTEVQAILPLEPTTREEFLQYSCHFTLDPNTAQGNLHLSEGNRRVNKRSQLWSYPDHTERFDTLYAVLCREGVSARCYWEIEWSGEWVNIAVSYKSISRKGQGIQCEFGGNDQSWRLCLTSSSSSFWHNNEVTELPLVTSPRVGVYVDHRAGTLAFYSISDTVTFLHRVQTTFTDTLYPGFWLDYSSSVKLL; encoded by the exons ATGGCAGAGGCGATATCATGTAATCAAGAACTTTTTACATGTCCTATTTGTTTGGATCTGCTGAAAGAGCCAGTGACTATTCCCTGTGGACACAATTACTGCATGGGCTGCATTAAGGGCTGCTGGGATCAGGAAGATCAGAAGGGAGTCTACAGCTGCCCCCAGTGCAGACAGACGTTTAATTCTAGACCCGttttaaacaaaaataatgTTGTTGCTGAGCTTGTGGAGCAGCTAAGGAAGACCCGAATTCAAACTGTTGTTCCTGCTCCTGTTGTATGTGCTGGAGCTGGAGATGTGGATTGTGACATCTGCACTGGGAGAAAACTCAAAGCTGTGAAGTCCTGTCTGGATTGTCTGTTGTCTTACTGTGAAAACCACTGTAAATCTCACAATGAACTTAATCCTGGACGAAAACACAAGGTGGTTGATGCCACAGGTCAGCTACAGGAGAGGATCTGCACCCAGCATGAGAAGCCTCTGGAGATATTTTGTCGTACAGACCAGAGTTGTGTCTGTTTTCTCTGCATGGTGGATGAACACAAAGGCCATGACAATGTGTCAGCCTCtgcagggagaaaggagaaacaG acacacttggaAGAGACTCAAAGGAGATTTCAGCAGAGAAtcctgaagagagagaagaagctgGAGGAGCTGAAGAAGGCTGTGGAGACTATCAAG AGTTCTGCACAGACAGCAGTGGAGGACAGTGAGCAGATCTTCACTGAGATGATCCGCTCCATTGAGAGAAGGCGCTCTGAGGTGAAAGAGCTGATCAGAGCTCAGGAGAAGGCTGAGGTGAGTCAGGCTGAAGTACTCCTGAAGCAACTGGAGCAGGAGATTGCTGagctgaagaggagagatgctgagctggagcagctttcacacacacaggatcacaTCCATTTCATCAAG ACTTTCCAGTCAGTGAGCAACACACCTACAGACGTATCCAGCATCTATGTTAACCAAAGCCTTTCTTTTGAGGCTGTGAAGAAATCTGTCGCTTCGCTAAAGGGACATCTGGAGGATTTCTGCAAAGAGGAAGTCATGAAGATATCTGCAGCAG TGACTGAAGTCCAGGCTATTTTGCCTTTGGAACCTACAACCAGAGAGGAATTCCTACAAT ACTCCTGTCACTTCACACTGGATCCAAACACAGCACAAGGAAACCTCCATCTGTCTGAGGGGAACAGGAGGGTGAATAAGAGATCCCAGCTCTGGTCATATCCTGATCATACAGAGAGATTTGATACATTGTATGCGGTGTTGTGTAGAGAGGGTGTGTCTGCACGCTGCTACTGGGAGATTGAATGGAGTGGGGAGTGGGTCAATATAGCAGTCTCATATAAAAGCATCAGCAGGAAAGGACAGGGTATTCAGTGTGAGTTTGGAGGTAATGATCAGTCCTGGAGGCTGTGCCtcaccagctccagctcctccttCTGGCACAATAATGAAGTGACTGAACTCCCTCTAGTGACCAGCCCCAGAGTAGGAGTGTATGTGGATCACAGGGCAGGAACTCTGGCCTTCTACAGCATCTCTGACACAGTAACCTTCCTGCACAGAGTCCAGACCACATTCACTGACACACTCTACCCTGGGTTTTGGCTAGATTATAGCTCATCAGTGAAGCTGTTGTGA